A single window of Flavobacterium sp. 140616W15 DNA harbors:
- a CDS encoding Crp/Fnr family transcriptional regulator: MITIELLEKYDATQKSYAKATSIFKEGKLPTHYYQILSGEVKMNNYNDDGREFIQGIFYKNQSFGEPPLFLNQKYPASAVVVEDAEILCVPKESFMRLLNENPAISIKIIQNLAQRLYYKSVMAAEISTHEPEHRVLRLIDYAIANFNFKKDANGYLINFTRQQIGDLSGLRVETVIRAIKSLEKKGELKIINRKVYR; encoded by the coding sequence ATGATTACTATCGAATTGCTCGAGAAATATGATGCAACACAAAAATCTTATGCAAAGGCAACTTCTATTTTTAAAGAAGGTAAATTGCCTACGCATTACTATCAAATTCTTTCGGGTGAAGTAAAAATGAACAATTATAACGATGACGGTCGGGAATTTATTCAAGGAATATTTTATAAGAATCAATCTTTTGGTGAACCACCTTTATTCTTAAATCAAAAATATCCTGCTAGTGCAGTTGTTGTAGAAGATGCCGAAATACTATGTGTTCCTAAGGAAAGTTTCATGAGATTATTGAATGAGAATCCCGCAATAAGCATTAAAATTATCCAAAACTTAGCACAACGGTTGTATTACAAATCAGTAATGGCAGCTGAAATATCTACTCATGAACCCGAGCATCGTGTGTTACGATTAATAGATTATGCGATTGCCAATTTTAATTTCAAAAAAGATGCTAATGGCTACCTCATCAATTTTACGAGACAACAAATTGGAGATTTATCTGGACTTCGAGTTGAAACTGTTATACGTGCTATAAAATCACTGGAGAAAAAAGGCGAATTAAAAATCATAAACAGAAAAGTATATCGATAA
- a CDS encoding geranylgeranylglyceryl/heptaprenylglyceryl phosphate synthase, with product MEQKVQDIYKQIRLAKAENRKLLAILLDPDKINWQNLNNLILKINQSPATHIFVGGSLVESTILEDLVFQLKLKTSLPIVIFPGDPSQISGQADAILFLSLLSGRNPDYLIEYQVQAAPILKKMNLEIIPTGYLLIESGNETAAARVSKTKPMDRTNLDLVLATAQAGEMLGNKLIYLEAGSGAKQTVPLEMIQLISQNVHIPIIVGGGIVALSQIQKAYEMGADVVVIGTAFENDIHFFES from the coding sequence ATGGAACAAAAAGTACAAGACATATACAAACAAATACGATTAGCTAAAGCTGAGAATCGAAAATTACTAGCGATTCTTTTGGATCCAGATAAAATAAACTGGCAAAACTTGAATAATTTGATACTAAAAATAAACCAATCTCCAGCTACACATATTTTTGTAGGAGGGAGTTTAGTAGAAAGTACCATTTTAGAAGATTTAGTTTTTCAATTAAAATTAAAGACGAGTTTGCCAATCGTAATTTTCCCAGGAGACCCATCGCAAATTTCAGGGCAAGCCGATGCAATTTTGTTTTTGTCGTTATTGTCAGGTCGAAATCCAGATTATTTGATAGAATATCAGGTTCAAGCAGCACCGATTTTAAAAAAAATGAATTTGGAAATTATTCCAACAGGATATCTTTTAATAGAAAGTGGCAATGAAACGGCAGCGGCAAGAGTAAGTAAAACCAAGCCAATGGATAGAACAAACCTAGATTTGGTATTAGCTACTGCACAAGCAGGGGAGATGTTAGGGAATAAATTGATTTATTTGGAAGCAGGAAGTGGAGCAAAACAGACAGTTCCATTAGAAATGATTCAGCTGATTTCTCAAAATGTACATATTCCTATAATTGTTGGAGGTGGAATTGTAGCTTTGTCGCAAATTCAGAAAGCTTATGAAATGGGAGCCGATGTAGTTGTCATAGGGACAGCTTTTGAAAATGATATTCATTTTTTTGAATCATAA
- the pnuC gene encoding nicotinamide riboside transporter PnuC, with translation MIDFFLNAYKNVPLWHIGLEFLVFVFGILSVWFAKKENIWVYPTGLIATIISVYLLYIAGYLGDMMINGYFSIMSIYGWYNWSKGTGQEDNLPITRTNNKEKLIGVILFCVTVFVVFGIYKFFDYELHKDNYVDILASGMFFTGMWYMAKKKIENWTLWIIGDIIVVPLYAYRGLGMLSFQYLIFTILAISAYLEWKKILNNKIQEY, from the coding sequence ATGATTGATTTTTTTCTTAATGCGTATAAAAATGTTCCACTTTGGCACATCGGACTCGAATTTCTTGTTTTTGTATTTGGGATATTAAGTGTTTGGTTTGCTAAAAAAGAGAATATCTGGGTATATCCTACAGGATTAATTGCTACAATTATTTCTGTTTATTTGCTTTATATTGCAGGCTATTTAGGAGACATGATGATTAATGGGTATTTCTCGATTATGAGTATTTATGGCTGGTATAATTGGTCAAAAGGAACTGGTCAGGAAGATAATTTACCAATTACGCGTACCAATAATAAAGAAAAGTTAATAGGAGTTATCTTGTTTTGTGTTACTGTTTTTGTAGTTTTCGGAATCTATAAGTTTTTTGATTATGAGCTACATAAAGATAACTATGTCGATATTCTAGCTTCAGGGATGTTTTTTACTGGAATGTGGTATATGGCAAAGAAAAAGATAGAGAATTGGACACTTTGGATTATTGGCGACATTATTGTAGTGCCTTTATATGCATATCGTGGGTTAGGAATGTTATCGTTCCAATATTTAATTTTTACAATTTTGGCTATTTCAGCTTATTTAGAATGGAAGAAAATCTTAAACAACAAGATACAAGAATATTAA